One Candidatus Atribacteria bacterium genomic window, CACCTTCATTTGCCACAGCGGATGCTAAGCCTGATAAAGAAATTCCCACCGCCATTCCACCTTGAATAATAGGAATTTTTGCTTCTAAGTTACCTATTCTTAATGGGGAAATTTTTTGGAAATTCATCCGGTTAACTCCTTTGTAGATATATCATTATTTAATAAAAGTAATATCGCATTCCTTAACTATCACTATCTTCTTAATATCGATAGAATATTACTAAATTAGTTTACTTTTTTCGAGAATTATTTTTCTTGCTTCCAAAAATATTTCTTCAATTATCTCTTTGCAAGTTTGCTCCTTTTTCACCAAACCGGCTGATTGTCCGGCCATTATCGAACCAAAATCCATATCTCCTTCTCGAACTGCTCGATAAAGCGAATTTTTTCCTAACTCTTCATATTCTTCTAAAGGGGCATTTCTTTTTTCCAACTCTTGAAAATCCCTGGCCAGTCTATTCTTTATTATCCTAACCGGGTGACCGGTTGGCCTTCCGGTAACTATTGTGCTGGTATCTTTGGCATCAATTATTTTTTGTTTATAGCTCCTATGAACATTGCATTCATGGGCTACTAAAAATCTTGTACCCATTTGAAAGCCTGAAGCTCCTAACATCCAGGAAGCCGCTAAACCGCGACCATCGGCAATCCCTCCGGCAGCTAAAACGGGAATATTTATGGCATCTGCTACTTGAGGAATAAGAGACATGGTGGTTAATTCTCCTACATGTCCCCCAGCTTCATTACCTTCTGCAATCACTGCATCTGCCCCTGCTCTTTCCATTCGCACAGCAAGAGCAACCGAAGGAATTACCGGAAATACCAAAATATTATTTTCCTTCCACATTTTCATATATTTACCGGGATTACCTGCACCGGTAATGATTACTTTTATTCCTTCATCAACAGCTATCTGAGCAATTTCATCAGCATTGGGATTTAAGAGCATAATGTTAAGTCCAAAGGGTTTTTCGGTTAATTTCTTTGTTTTTCGAATTTCTTCTCTAATCCATTCACCCGGGGCATAACCAGCTGCAATAACTCCCAAAGCACCGGCATTGGATACAGCTGAAGCCAGTTCGGCATCGGCAATCCAGGCCATCCCTCCTTGAATAAGCGGGTATTTTATTTCTAAAAGCTTACATATAATAGACTTAAACACTAAAGAATCTCCTTATAAAGGATCTCATTTTCTATAAATCAT contains:
- the fabK gene encoding enoyl-[acyl-carrier-protein] reductase FabK; translated protein: MFKSIICKLLEIKYPLIQGGMAWIADAELASAVSNAGALGVIAAGYAPGEWIREEIRKTKKLTEKPFGLNIMLLNPNADEIAQIAVDEGIKVIITGAGNPGKYMKMWKENNILVFPVIPSVALAVRMERAGADAVIAEGNEAGGHVGELTTMSLIPQVADAINIPVLAAGGIADGRGLAASWMLGASGFQMGTRFLVAHECNVHRSYKQKIIDAKDTSTIVTGRPTGHPVRIIKNRLARDFQELEKRNAPLEEYEELGKNSLYRAVREGDMDFGSIMAGQSAGLVKKEQTCKEIIEEIFLEARKIILEKSKLI